In Candidatus Gracilibacteria bacterium, one genomic interval encodes:
- a CDS encoding cyanophycin synthetase, producing MRSGLNFDVIPAPDKVLPLLDNANLSAGGDAIDVTDVMHPSYKETAIRLSRDMGLRYSGVDIITAAPIENPIGQYFVIEINAAPGLDYYVEMGDKQRRTAREMYKKVLVAMTNP from the coding sequence ATGCGTTCAGGCTTAAACTTTGATGTAATACCCGCCCCTGACAAAGTTTTACCTCTACTAGACAACGCAAATTTATCTGCGGGTGGAGACGCCATTGACGTTACCGATGTTATGCATCCTAGCTATAAAGAAACTGCCATAAGGCTATCTCGTGATATGGGCTTACGTTATAGCGGCGTTGACATCATTACGGCCGCACCAATTGAAAACCCAATTGGCCAGTATTTTGTTATCGAAATTAATGCTGCGCCCGGACTTGATTATTATGTGGAGATGGGAGATAAGCAACGAAGGACGGCTAGAGAGATGTATAAAAAGGTCTTAGTTGCCATGACTAATCCA